A single region of the Mustela lutreola isolate mMusLut2 chromosome 2, mMusLut2.pri, whole genome shotgun sequence genome encodes:
- the BHLHE40 gene encoding class E basic helix-loop-helix protein 40, which translates to MERIPSAQPPPACLPKAPGLEPGDLPGMDFAHMYQVYKSRRGIKRSEDSKETYKLPHRLIEKKRRDRINECIAQLKDLLPEHLKLTTLGHLEKAVVLELTLKHVKALTNLIDQQQQKIIALQSGLQAGELSGRNVEAGQEMFCSGFQTCAREVLQYLAKHENTRDVKSSQLVTHLHRVVSELLQGGTSRKPSDPVPKAMDFKEKPSSLAKGSEGPGKNCVPVIQRTFAHSSGEQSGSDTDTDSGYGGESEKGDLRGEQQYFKSDHGRRFTMGERIGVIKQESEEPPTKKSRMQLSDDEGHFTGSDLISSPFLGPHPHQPPFCLPFYLIPPSATAYLPMLEKCWYPTSVPVLYPGLNASAAALTSFMNPDKISAPLLMPQRLPSPLPSHPAIDSSALLQALKQIPPLNLETKD; encoded by the exons ATGGAGCGGATCCCCAGCGCGCaaccgccccccgcctgcctgccCAAAGCTCCAGGACTGGAGCCCGGAGACCTACCTGG GATGGATTTTGCCCACATGTACCAAGTGTACAAATCGAGGCGGGGAATAAAGCGGAGCGAGGATAGCAAG GAGACCTACAAACTGCCGCACCGGCTCATCGAGAAAAAGAGACGTGACCGGATTAACGAGTGTATCGCCCAGCTGAAGGATCTCCTACCCGAACATCTCAAACTTACA ACTTTGGGTCATTTGGAAAAAGCAGTGGTTCTGGAACTTACCTTGAAGCATGTGAAAGCACTAACAAACCTAATTgaccagcagcagcagaaaaTCATTGCCCTGCAGAGTGGTTTACAAGCTG GTGAGCTGTCGGGGAGAAATGTTGAAGCAGGTCAAGAGATGTTTTGCTCAGGCTTCCAGACGTGCGCCCGGGAGGTGCTTCAGTACCTGGCCAAGCATGAGAACACTCGGGACGTGAAATCTTCACAGCTCGTCACCCACCTTCACCGTGTGGTCTCAGAGCTGCTGCAGGGGGGTACCTCCAGGAAACCGTCCGACCCAGTTCCCAAAGCCATGGACTTCAAGGAGAAACCCAGCTCCCTGGCCAAAGGCTCTGAAGGCCCTGGGAAAAACTGTGTGCCGGTCATCCAGCGGACTTTTGCTCACTCGAGTGGGGAGCAGAGTGGCAGTGACACGGACACAGACAGTGGCTATGGAGGAGAATCCGAGAAGGGTGACTTGCGTGGTGAGCAGCAGTACTTCAAAAGCGATCATGGACGTAGATTCACCATGGGAGAAAGGATCGGTGTTATTAAGCAAGAATCTGAAGAACCCCCAACAAAAAAGAGCAGAATGCAGCTCTCAGATGATGAAGGCCATTTCACGGGCAGTGACCTGATCAGCTCCCCGTTCCTGGGCCCCCACCCACACCAGCCTCCCTTCTGTCTGCCCTTCTATCTGATCCCGCCGTCAGCAACTGCCTACTTGCCCATGCTGGAGAAGTGCTGGTATCCCACCTCCGTCCCCGTGTTATACCCGGGCCTCAATGCCTCAGCGGCAGCCCTCACCAGTTTCATGAACCCAGACAAGATCTCAGCCCCCTTGCTCATGCCCCAGAGACTTCCTTCTCCCTTGCCTTCCCATCCAGCTATTGACTCCTCTGCCCTGCTCCAAGCTTTGAAGCAGATCCCCCCTTTAAACTTAGAAACCAAAGACTAG